One Polyangiaceae bacterium genomic window carries:
- a CDS encoding tetratricopeptide repeat protein translates to MATEIRDAEDASHWDAVEEATELMNEGKFVEALVVLRDVIKRNPRNAYAYNFLGGALYETGQFEASRDAYRAALRLRPGYLGARVSLSHVLRKLGDAQGALSQANEALRQFPGDGDALYAAALANAARGNRKTAKKQLQGFLATNPELEAQLEVEQILAMLGIDDQNGPVEFE, encoded by the coding sequence ATGGCAACGGAAATCCGAGACGCGGAAGATGCATCGCACTGGGATGCAGTGGAAGAAGCGACCGAGCTGATGAACGAAGGCAAGTTCGTCGAAGCGCTCGTGGTGCTACGCGACGTGATCAAGCGCAATCCGAGAAACGCATATGCGTACAACTTCCTCGGCGGTGCGCTTTACGAGACGGGGCAGTTCGAAGCGTCGCGAGATGCGTACCGTGCAGCGCTGCGGCTGCGGCCGGGTTACTTGGGGGCGCGGGTGTCGCTTTCGCACGTGCTGCGCAAGCTCGGTGATGCGCAAGGGGCGCTTTCGCAGGCGAACGAGGCGCTGCGACAGTTTCCGGGAGACGGTGACGCGCTTTATGCCGCAGCTCTTGCGAATGCCGCGCGAGGTAATCGCAAGACGGCCAAAAAGCAACTCCAAGGGTTCCTGGCCACGAACCCCGAATTGGAAGCTCAACTGGAAGTGGAACAAATCCTCGCAATGCTGGGTATCGATGATCAGAATGGCCCGGTCGAGTTCGAATGA